In the Mya arenaria isolate MELC-2E11 chromosome 11, ASM2691426v1 genome, one interval contains:
- the LOC128207246 gene encoding ATP-binding cassette sub-family G member 5-like, with the protein MHLNIAEEGRLKNYGATSVGYQNGGYSGTEYTTSEFTDQIPKPEHSVKDTFKYLDVYNVNYEVKEWVGPWWKGACFRKIRHKQVLNNVTLRLKSGEITAILGNSGSGKTSLLDVITCRSSGKVTGGVYYNGARCTRDVIQNHATYVMQADRLLPNLTVRETLRYTASLKLPGHTSNAVIDRKVAQVITEMGLKEVADSRVGGHIIRGISGGEQRRVTIAIQLLKDPDMIFLDEPTSGLDSYTARYLVSNLRDLARRGKIVLLTIHQPSSEIFTLLDNIGIMSRGEMVYCGAAENVVEYFTVLGYPCDKYTNPLDKYVDVASIDRRDKDSEESSVKRVDSLVRAYRNSRLHADTAAAITKYTQGRSATWKKEQKDPGPSYPRVFITILNRMYRNLFRDRKDYVARLLLLPLFFLFILIFLGRLKHNQKSIQDRVGLLYQSATVPPFMGIINSIPLFPCFRDLYFRESRDGLYGTATFLSAYSLHVLPFHAISSVIFSSMVYWVTGMHPGADHFGLYTLEIFLLHYWGEVTAVAMMGLFMNANLAQSVTALLQAAHVIIASGFLKNVKTLVKPFQWLSWALIHRYSAEIFVANEFKGLKFDCDTPTAPNVTTQCIESGDDYIDAYYPGSTEHIARNFGILVAYDIGTLIIAIMCFKIKGTKNLH; encoded by the exons ATGCACCTTAATATAGCTGAGGAAGGTAGACTGAAAAACTACGGTGCAACTTCAGTTGGATATCAAAATGGCGGATATTCAGGAACCGAATACACCACAAGTGAATTTACAGACCAAATACCGAAGCCAGAACACTCGGTAAAAgacacatttaaatatttggatGTGTACAACGTGAACTATGAGGTGAAAGAGTGGGTGGGGCCGTGGTGGAAGGGTGCCTGCTTCCGGAAAATACGTCACAAGCAAGTGCTCAATAACGTCACGTTACGATTGAAATCAGGGGAAATAACAGCGATATTAGGAAACTCAG GATCTGGAAAGACCTCTCTGTTAGACGTCATAACATGCCGATCGTCCGGCAAGGTAACGGGTGGTGTCTATTATAACGGCGCGCGGTGCACCCGTGACGTCATTCAAAACCACGCGACGTACGTCATGCAGGCGGACCGTCTGCTTCCCAACCTCACTGTCAGGGAGACGCTTAGGTACACGGCAAGTCTGAAACTCCCCGGACACACCAGCAACGCGGTGATAGACAGAAAG GTTGCGCAAGTGATCACGGAAATGGGGCTGAAAGAAGTGGCGGACTCTCGAGTGGGCGGCCATATCATTCGGGGGATCTCAGGAGGAGAACAGAGGCGGGTTACCATAGCCATACAGCTCCTCAAGGACCCGG ACATGATATTCTTGGATGAGCCCACGTCGGGTCTTGACAGCTACACGGCGCGATATCTCGTCTCCAACCTCCGAGATCTTGCGAGACGCGGGAAAATCGTGCTTCTCACCATCCATCAGCCGAGCTCTGAGATTTTTACCCTGTTGGACAACATCGGCATCATGTCTAGGGGAGAGATGGTGTACTGCGGTGCTGCTGAGAACGTGGTGGAATATTTTACCGTCCTTGGATACCCTTGTGACAAGTACACCAACCCGTTGGACAAATACG TGGACGTGGCGAGTATAGACCGGCGAGACAAGGATAGTGAGGAAAGTAGCGTGAAACGTGTTGACAGCCTTGTCCGCGCCTACCGGAACTCCCGTCTGCACGCCGACACCGCCGCCGCCATCACCAAGTACACCCAGGGCCGTTCAGCTACATGGAAGAAGGAGCAGAAGGATCCAGGACCGAGCTACCCACGCGTGTTTATCACCATTCTAAA TCGAATGTACCGTAACTTGTTCCGGGACCGGAAGGACTACGTTGCGCGGCTGCTGTTACTTCCGCTGTTCTTCCTGTTTATTCTGATCTTCCTGGGGCGACTGAAACACAACCAGAAGAGCATCCAGGACCGCGTGGGCCTCCTGTACCAGTCCGCTACCGTCCCGCCCTTCATGGGTATCATCAACTCTATACCGTTGT TCCCTTGTTTCCGTGACCTGTACTTTCGGGAGAGCCGGGACGGTCTGTATGGCACGGCCACGTTCCTGTCCGCGTACTCACTGCACGTGCTACCCTTCCATGCCATCTCCAGCGTCATCTTCAGTTCCATGGTCTACTG GGTGACGGGCATGCACCCAGGCGCGGACCATTTCGGACTGTACACGCTGGAAATTTTCCTGCTGCATTACTGGGGTGAGGTGACGGCGGTCGCCATGATGGGGCTCTTTATGAATGCCAACCTCGCGCAGAGCGTCACCGCCCTCCTTCAGGCCGCCCACGTTATCATCGCTTCAGGCTTCCTCAA aaacGTGAAGACCCTTGTCAAGCCCTTCCAGTGGCTCAGCTGGGCCCTTATACATCGGTACTCGGCCGAAATATTCGTCGCCAACGAGTTTAAGGGCCTCAAGTTCGACTGTGACACGCCTACTGCACCAAACG tgaccACCCAGTGCATAGAGTCCGGTGACGACTATATCGACGCCTATTACCCGGGAAGTACCGAACACATCGCACGGAACTTCGGCATCCTCGTCGCTTACGACATTGGCACTCTTATTATCGCAATCATGTGCTTTAAGATAAAGGGCACCAAAAATCTCCACTAG
- the LOC128207248 gene encoding acylphosphatase-1-like, which translates to MEYPNYTDDSRMLSVDFEVLGLVHGVFFRKYVLQAANKLGVTGWVKKTPTGSVAGTIQGNKAGVALMKDWLYKEGSPRCLIQGCVFRNEHELINLDFPQFTISPSDW; encoded by the exons ATGGAATACCCTAACTATACTGATGATTCTCGAATGTTATCTGTGGATTTTGAAGTCCTTGGACTTGTACATG GCGTGTTCTTCAGAAAG TACGTCCTACAGGCGGCGAATAAGCTAGGGGTCACGGGTTGGGTAAAGAAGACGCCTACCGGAAGTGTCGCAGGTACCATCCAGGGGAACAAGGCGGGGGTCGCCCTCAT GAAAGATTGGCTATATAAAGAAGGGAGTCCACGGTGCCTGATTCAGGGTTGTGTGTTCAGAAACGAACACGAACTCATCAACTTGGATTTCCCGCAGTTCACTATTTCCCCCAGTGACTGGTGA